ATGGCAATATTTTCCCATTTAAATTTTGTATCAAGTCTTGATAGTAATCCTGCTGTGGAGTTTTGCTTAATTAGATCTGTTTCATTAATATCTAGACTAGAGAAATTTGGTAACATTGGTGGATTAGCATGTGCCATAAAATGGCATCTTTGAGCTAAATGCACGGTATTTTGTACAGCATCAGGTAAATCACTAAAAAGTTCTAGCATTTCTTTTGGTGATTTAAAATAACATCCAGTACTAACCTTTTTACGATTCTCTTCTGCTTTACTAACACCAGCAGATATGCATAATAATACATCATGTGCATCATGCATGTTAACATCGCTAAACAATACTTTGTTGGTGGCAATTAGTGGAATACCAAGGTTATCGGCTATTTTTATATAATTTTCTTCTATAGATTGTTCTATTGCTAAATTATGCCGCATAATCTCAAAATAGAAACGATCACCAAAAATGCTTTGTAGCTTAGTGGCCCAAAAAATGGCTAATTCTTCGTTCCCATCAATCAGGTTTTTGCCAATTATCCCATCAGTATAACCGGATAAGATAATAAGCCCTTCATTATACTTAACCAAATCATCAAAAGTAATATGATTACAAATTTTACGATCATTTTTGGTAAAACTATCACTCACAGCCTTCAGTAGATTTTTATAACCAATTTCATCCTTAGCGATAAGCACAATTTCACAAAAGTTATCTTTAGTAAAAGCAACGTTTACAATTGCCCCATTTATAGGTTGTACCCCTGCTCTGCAGCTACTTAAAGCAAACTCTAATGAGCCAAATAAGTTACCCTTATCTGCTAAACAAATTGCTGGCATTTTGTGTAATTGTGCCAGCTCTACTATACGATCAATTGTTAAGGCACTCTCAAGAAATGAATATGAGCTTTGTACTCTTAAGTGAATAAAATCAAACTTCATATTGCGTACCAATAAGATAATATTTAAATCCAAGAGCTTTTAGCATATTTCCATCAAGAATATGCCTGAAATCAATAATTATAGGAGATTTAACTTGACGGCGAATAAGCGACCAATCTAAATCTTTAAACTCCAACCATTCGGTTGCCACTACAATTATATCACTATTTTGGCAAGCACTAAGTGCTGAATCGGCAAAAAATATATTTTTTAGCTCTTTTTTAGCATTATCCATACCTATTGGATCGAAGGCTCTAATATTAGCTCCTTTATCAACTAGAATTTTGATGATTTTAATACTAGGGCTGCTTCTAATATCATCTGTACCAGACTTATAAGTAAGACCCAATACAGTAATATTTTTATTAGTCAAATTATCATTTATGATATAATGAATCCTATCCGCCATATCATAGACCCTCTGATCATTACTACTTATAACAGAATTAACTATTTGTAAGTTACATTGATAATGCCCTGCTATTTGTGAAAGTGCTAAGAGATCCTTAGGAAAACATGAACCACCAAATCCAGGTCCAGCATTTAAAGATTCTTTACCTATTCTCTTGTCGAGTCCCATAGCAATCGAGAGTTCTTTGATATTTGCCCCAGTTTTCTCACATAAATTTGCCATTTCATTAATAAAAGCAATCTTTGTTGCTAAGAAAGCGTTTGAGGCATATTTGGTAAGTTCTGCAGTAACCAAATCAGTACATATAAGAGATATATTCTTTGTAGTTAAAGGCAGGTAGATCTTTTTTAATAAATCTTCTGCGTGTTTATTATTTGTGCCAATTAATATTCTATCAGGGTTTAAAAAGTCATCTACAGCAGTACCTTCTCTAAGAAATTCAGGATTTGAGGCAACAGGAAATTTAAGATTTCTTTTTTTTAAATAATCAATAATTTGGTTACATGTTGTTGGAGGTACAGTTGATTTAATAACAATCAAACAATCATCGTTGATCCATTCACATAAATTATCGATAGCAGTAAAAATATATTGTAAATCTGCTTCCCCTGAAGGTAGTGGTGGTGTTCCTACTGTAATAAATACCGCTTGGGAATTTCTTAATTCAGCCGAGTAGCTGGCTGTAAACTGCAACTTACTAGACTTCACTAATGGCGGTAGGTACTTGGCTAATTTTGGTTCATAAATTGGTAAAATATTTTTTTTAAGCTGATCGATTTTAGAAATATCGGTATCTAAGCAAGTAACGTCGTGTCCTAGGTAACTCATCATTATGCCAGATACTAATCCAACGTAACCAGTGCCTATAAAATGAAGTCTAATATTCATTAATTATCCTTATATACTTAGTGCAACAACTTTGTTATGCTATGATGCTATATCTAACCCGGTTATTACGCCAAATTCACAGACGTCATTGCGAGGAGTCACTTTAGTGGCGACGAAGCAATCCATCCAAGAAAGTGATTATATTTGGATTGCTTCGTCGTGTTTACACACTCCTCGCAATGACGGAGTAATACTAATCGAATTAGATATATAAAGTATATATTAACTGATCAAGTACT
Above is a genomic segment from Candidatus Tisiphia endosymbiont of Nedyus quadrimaculatus containing:
- a CDS encoding UDP-glucose dehydrogenase family protein is translated as MRLHFIGTGYVGLVSGIMMSYLGHDVTCLDTDISKIDQLKKNILPIYEPKLAKYLPPLVKSSKLQFTASYSAELRNSQAVFITVGTPPLPSGEADLQYIFTAIDNLCEWINDDCLIVIKSTVPPTTCNQIIDYLKKRNLKFPVASNPEFLREGTAVDDFLNPDRILIGTNNKHAEDLLKKIYLPLTTKNISLICTDLVTAELTKYASNAFLATKIAFINEMANLCEKTGANIKELSIAMGLDKRIGKESLNAGPGFGGSCFPKDLLALSQIAGHYQCNLQIVNSVISSNDQRVYDMADRIHYIINDNLTNKNITVLGLTYKSGTDDIRSSPSIKIIKILVDKGANIRAFDPIGMDNAKKELKNIFFADSALSACQNSDIIVVATEWLEFKDLDWSLIRRQVKSPIIIDFRHILDGNMLKALGFKYYLIGTQYEV